Sequence from the Melioribacteraceae bacterium 4301-Me genome:
ACTGTTGGTTTTGTAAGTACGTCGGATATAATCCAGTCTTTAAGATTAATGTTATACTCGGAATTATTATAAAGTTCAATCCATTCTGGTTCACCGTTTGTTGGGTTATACATTATTTCGTTTATCACCACTGCGTTATTGTAATAGTGTGGACGAACAGATTTTATAAATTTGTTATTAGTAGTGTCCTGGTCAAAAGAATAAATTACCTCTACTTCAAAAGTGATTTCCACTTTTATTTCACTTATTTGATAATTAAAATTGTACAGCAACGAATCACCCGCAGAAAGTAAAATATTATTTTCGTCCAACCTTTTTCTTTCTGAATTTGTTTCTATTTGATAAAGTACAATTGAGAAAGCAGCGCTGTTGTAACCTGTATTTTTCACTTTTGCAAATACGTTTACGTTTTCATTTATTTTAGGTTCAGTTGGATTAAAAAGTAAATCAGTTATTTTAACATCATAATCTTTAGGCGAAACAGAGTTAATTTTCCCTGGCGTTCCACCTTTTTCGTCAATTGAAGTTTTCCAATTCAATGAATCGATAGAAGGATTTGACGTTTTTATCCTTTCTAAAGATTTACCGTTGCTTCCGCCCCATGATGAATTGTATTTTAACGAATCAATTACTCTGTCGTATTTATCTGTCAATATAACTTTATCGGAAGAATTATTTAAAGTGGGAAAAGATGAGACTATAAACTTTGATGTAATTGAATATTTATTAAAAATGCGGTCATCTTTTGCTATAAGAAAATATTCATGTGGCAAAAGCTTTAGCGAATCGTATATTATTGTTTGTGTTTGAGAATTGTTGGACATCTTATAGCCATACAAGTCAATTGTCTTTTGACTTTTATTGTATAATTCAATCCACTCCGGTTCAACAGAAGAAGGTGCATACATAATTTCGTTAATTATAACATCTTCTCGTTGTTCGTTCGTCTGAATTCCTGTTAACAAAGAGCTGAGAAGATTATTAGATGTATCTTCGTCTACGTCGTAATTAACGTAAGCCAAATAAGAATTTGTGCCTAAAAGAAGATTATCAGAGTTTTGCAATTCAAAGTTGAATATTATACTATCACCGGCATTAATTGGGATAGTCTGAAATTTATAGATTAACTCATTTGCATCTGGGATGTTGTTTTTATTTGAGTTTTTGTAAATGCCCAATTCATATTTCTCTGCAGTTAATAAGCCATTGTTTTTGAGAGAAACACTTCCTTTTGCATTGTTATTATCGAAGACATACTGTGAATCAAAACTAAAGTTACTTATTTCAAGGTCATATTTTTTTGGTGAGACCGAGTTTTTGTAGCCTGGAGTAGCGCCAAAAATGCTTAGGGAAGTTTTCCAATTTGATTTTTTAGTTGAAGAATCTTCTGGAAGAATTCTTTCTAATGATTTTCCATTATACCCGCCCCAGTTAGAAAAATAATAAAGTGAATCAATTACTCTATTTAGTGAATCAAGTAGCATGACTCTATCGCCGGAGTTATTCAATGCAGCAAAAGTATGAATTACAGTTTTAGATGGAATTTGATAAATGCTAAAAATTGAACTGTCTTTTGCAATTATTAAATATTCTTTTGGTGAAAGAAAAATCGTGTTGTTAACAACTACAGTTGTATCGCTGCTATCTGAAATTTTGTAATGGAACAAGTCAACAGTTTTATTAGAACGATTATAAATTTCTAACCATTCAGTTTCTGGTGGTTCTGGTGTATACATCAGTTCGTTAATTATTAAGTCGCCGCGCTGTTCATTAGTTTGAATGCCTATGAACTTTGCGTAAGCAACATTATTGTCTGGATACTCATCCAAATTAAATTCGGCTAAAACGATAAATTTGTTTTCACCAAGTGGGTAATTAGTTACAAGAAAACTATAATCTTTTGTTGCACCACTGTCTAAAGACTGGTTATTAAATTCTTGAAAAAGTTCATTTGTATCGCCTAAATTATTGGCATTTATGTCGTGGTAAACTTTCACAGAAAAATTAGCGGAACTCAAGCCAATGTTTTTCACGTTAAATTTTGCTAGGACTGGCTTGTCATCAATGCCGTATTTTGATTCGAAGGAAAAATTTTCAATTAAAACATCATTTATTCTTGGGGAGACGGAGTTATTAAAACCTGGAGTTCCATGCTTTGAAATTGAATTTGACCAGTTAGTAGCTGAATTATCTTTATTTAAAAAAATTTTTTCATCGGAAATACCTATAGCATTATTTGCCGAATAGTCATACGAGTCAATCACTTCACCAGTAGCAGCTAATAAAGAGATTGTTCTGCTACTTGTGTTAGCCATGCCATTTGAGCCAAAAGAGTTATCGTTTGTTTTAAGTACTAAAACATTTTGAGGGATTAAATTTTTGTATACGCCATTTTCAAAATCATAATCTTTTTCGATAACAACTGCAAAACTATTTGGTTGAAGTAATGTTCCGCCTATGAAAGATACGAAGGAATCTTCAGTAGATGTGTAATATTTAAATTTTATTTGAGAAAGGTCAATTGTTTGAGTTGATGAAGTATTATAGATTTCAATGAATTCGCCATTTGGTTCAGATGGATAAAACATTACCTCAGAAAAAGTAAGTGGGTTAGATTGTTGAGCAGTTAAGTTAAGATAAGACAATAAAATGAGTAAGAAGGATTTAATGAAAAATATTTGGGGCTTCATATCCTGCTGCATTTTTAAAATATAAAATAAGATTAATAGTTCTTTGATGCATCAAAAAAATTTGACTTGTCCCGATGCTTTTTATCGGGGAAGCAAATCACAACATGGAAGTAATGAGATGGAAGTTCGTATTTTTGGGAAAGAATCTTTTGATATAGACCTTACCGCTATATCGCCGGTGTATGGTTGGGCGTGGGCGGGCGTTTCTTCCACTCCTATATCAAATAGCCATTCCGTTGGCTGGATTAAGTTTAGTTCG
This genomic interval carries:
- a CDS encoding lamin tail domain-containing protein; the protein is MKPQIFFIKSFLLILLSYLNLTAQQSNPLTFSEVMFYPSEPNGEFIEIYNTSSTQTIDLSQIKFKYYTSTEDSFVSFIGGTLLQPNSFAVVIEKDYDFENGVYKNLIPQNVLVLKTNDNSFGSNGMANTSSRTISLLAATGEVIDSYDYSANNAIGISDEKIFLNKDNSATNWSNSISKHGTPGFNNSVSPRINDVLIENFSFESKYGIDDKPVLAKFNVKNIGLSSANFSVKVYHDINANNLGDTNELFQEFNNQSLDSGATKDYSFLVTNYPLGENKFIVLAEFNLDEYPDNNVAYAKFIGIQTNEQRGDLIINELMYTPEPPETEWLEIYNRSNKTVDLFHYKISDSSDTTVVVNNTIFLSPKEYLIIAKDSSIFSIYQIPSKTVIHTFAALNNSGDRVMLLDSLNRVIDSLYYFSNWGGYNGKSLERILPEDSSTKKSNWKTSLSIFGATPGYKNSVSPKKYDLEISNFSFDSQYVFDNNNAKGSVSLKNNGLLTAEKYELGIYKNSNKNNIPDANELIYKFQTIPINAGDSIIFNFELQNSDNLLLGTNSYLAYVNYDVDEDTSNNLLSSLLTGIQTNEQREDVIINEIMYAPSSVEPEWIELYNKSQKTIDLYGYKMSNNSQTQTIIYDSLKLLPHEYFLIAKDDRIFNKYSITSKFIVSSFPTLNNSSDKVILTDKYDRVIDSLKYNSSWGGSNGKSLERIKTSNPSIDSLNWKTSIDEKGGTPGKINSVSPKDYDVKITDLLFNPTEPKINENVNVFAKVKNTGYNSAAFSIVLYQIETNSERKRLDENNILLSAGDSLLYNFNYQISEIKVEITFEVEVIYSFDQDTTNNKFIKSVRPHYYNNAVVINEIMYNPTNGEPEWIELYNNSEYNINLKDWIISDVLTKPTVTTITKTNVIIEPKNFIVLAKDSSINLVHRVIPSKIIYANFANLNNDEDGIILKDFRNVTVDSVFYSHLWGGENGKSLERKSAVYLSTSKENWDSSRDIELSTPGRTNSITTKNNDIALIQIGTIPEFPTRGEKISLWAKLKNVGLNLASSFTVNFFQIENNELIFIGQKNGNSIESKDSTLLTIDPQIQIKDTLIIAAKVNYNLDEDTLNNYLTKKIIGGSSRGALLINEIMFDPLSGESEWFEIINASDEPVNLKNWLVSDILPSPTKAIITDKDIVLQPHEFAVITNDSLHYPFYPTEKFFQAKFGSLGNTEDGIIIYDFRNAVIDSLKYKSTWDSQKGHSLERFSFTKPTSDSTNWFSSINLNGATPGLPNSIINIPSYSSNSLVINEVMFDPEIGNSEFVEFYNTTNDSIQLGNWTIENSSGSKTKLSATSLMLPPQQYFILSADSSIFKNYTWLNTFNYTTIANKSSLNLLNSSDKIILRDISGKTIDSLYYQSSWHNKNILNTKNKSLERINPLIPTNDFTNWSTSVDIYGATPGKINSIFTNNENKQSKISIEPNPFSPDNDGFEDFSIITLNLSQKISQVRIKVYDIMGRLVRTILNNKSVGSNYSVIFDGLSDSGTPLRIGIYILFVEAISNDNTVVETLKAPIVIARKL